A portion of the Chloroflexaceae bacterium genome contains these proteins:
- a CDS encoding alpha/beta fold hydrolase — translation MAEIDGIFYAQRGQGTPVILLHGAGGTHRHWGELFAPLGATARLIAPDLPGHGRSAPPGYTTIAGYAGVALRLLDALGLDRAVLAGHSMGAAAALEAALAAPDRVRGLALIGASARLRVAPELLQGLATYPDAAIELLVQLIYPGAAAHLRAPAAAEFRQCDPAVLQGDFAACDGWDARPRLGTLRLPALVICGEADRMTPPKLARELQSLLDADLVMLPGVGHMPMLEAPAATAAALLTWLERL, via the coding sequence ATGGCCGAAATTGACGGGATCTTTTACGCCCAACGCGGGCAAGGAACGCCGGTCATCTTGCTCCACGGGGCCGGGGGCACGCACCGCCACTGGGGCGAATTGTTCGCCCCCCTGGGCGCCACGGCGCGGCTGATCGCCCCGGATCTGCCCGGCCACGGGCGCTCGGCGCCGCCGGGGTATACCACCATCGCCGGGTATGCCGGGGTCGCCCTGCGCCTGCTTGATGCGCTGGGCCTTGACCGGGCCGTGCTCGCCGGTCACTCGATGGGCGCCGCGGCGGCCCTCGAGGCGGCCCTGGCCGCGCCGGATCGGGTGCGCGGCCTGGCGCTGATCGGCGCCAGCGCCCGCCTGCGGGTGGCCCCGGAGTTGCTCCAGGGGCTTGCCACTTATCCCGACGCGGCCATTGAATTGCTGGTCCAGTTGATCTACCCCGGAGCAGCGGCGCACCTGCGCGCCCCGGCGGCCGCCGAGTTCCGGCAGTGCGACCCGGCGGTGCTGCAGGGCGATTTCGCCGCCTGCGATGGCTGGGACGCGCGCCCGCGCCTGGGGACGCTGCGCCTCCCCGCGCTGGTGATCTGCGGCGAGGCCGACCGGATGACGCCCCCGAAGCTGGCCCGCGAGTTGCAGTCCCTGCTCGACGCCGACCTGGTCATGCTGCCGGGCGTCGGGCACATGCCAATGCTCGAGGCCCCCGCGGCCACCGCCGCGGCGCTCCTCACGTGGCTGGAACGCCTGTAG
- a CDS encoding isoamylase early set domain-containing protein, with product MVTQEDVPTQPGKVRVTFSLPASIWADSVKLAGDFNDWDAAPMLLRRDESGWSITLLLEQNRPYAYWYLVDQERVSDWNADGYVIGSDGACRSVVIPRPASRRGGLEGPRLSTNPLLPTYGVQEARRPL from the coding sequence ATGGTGACCCAGGAAGATGTGCCGACCCAGCCTGGCAAGGTCCGCGTTACCTTTTCGCTGCCCGCCTCGATCTGGGCGGATAGCGTGAAACTTGCCGGTGATTTTAACGATTGGGACGCCGCCCCGATGCTTCTGCGCCGCGATGAGAGCGGCTGGAGTATTACCCTGCTCCTGGAGCAGAATCGCCCCTATGCCTACTGGTACCTGGTAGACCAGGAGCGCGTGAGTGACTGGAACGCCGATGGGTACGTCATCGGCAGCGATGGCGCCTGTCGTTCAGTGGTGATCCCGCGCCCCGCCTCCCGGCGCGGAGGTTTGGAGGGCCCGCGGCTCTCCACGAACCCGCTGCTTCCCACCTATGGCGTCCAGGAGGCCCGCAGGCCCCTGTGA
- the mnmE gene encoding tRNA uridine-5-carboxymethylaminomethyl(34) synthesis GTPase MnmE → MYDDTIAAIATPPGEGGVGIVRISGREACAIAGRIFRPIRPGPLRPYRLRYGHVVDPATGAIVDEVLVAFMRAPHSFTREDVVEISCHGGPQPLQSTLALVLAAGARLARPGEFTLRAFLNGRIDLSQAEATLDVIRARTAAGLALAQAQLGGWLAREVRGVRAALLECLAYVTVVVDFPEDEVEPQDLGPSLRASLATVERLLAGAEQGIIYRQGARVAIVGRPNVGKSSLLNALLRADRAIVTPVPGTTRDTLEETANLEGIPVTLVDTAGIHESADPVERLGIERARAALDSADLALLVLDAAQPLTSGDAEIAGLTVEKPTILVWNKIDARSAADGSPETPFAHPRLLGSVATSARTGAGIADLARAVAAALLGSVPPAAAEARLVSNPRHRDALRRAEEHLRAALEGWEAGHPTDLIGGDLTAALNALGEITGETVGDDLLDVIFSRFCIGK, encoded by the coding sequence GTGTACGACGACACCATCGCCGCCATTGCAACTCCGCCCGGCGAAGGCGGGGTAGGGATCGTGCGCATCAGCGGGCGCGAGGCCTGCGCCATCGCCGGGCGGATCTTTCGCCCGATCCGGCCGGGTCCCCTCCGCCCGTATCGTCTGCGCTACGGCCACGTGGTCGATCCCGCTACCGGCGCCATCGTTGACGAGGTGCTGGTGGCCTTTATGCGCGCGCCGCACAGCTTCACCCGCGAGGACGTGGTGGAGATCTCCTGCCACGGGGGGCCGCAGCCGCTCCAGAGCACCCTGGCGCTGGTTCTGGCCGCGGGGGCGCGCCTGGCCCGCCCTGGCGAGTTCACTCTGCGCGCTTTTCTCAACGGGCGGATCGATCTCTCGCAGGCCGAGGCCACCCTCGACGTGATCCGCGCCCGCACCGCCGCCGGGCTGGCTCTGGCCCAGGCCCAGTTAGGGGGCTGGCTCGCCCGCGAGGTGCGCGGCGTCCGCGCGGCCCTGCTGGAGTGTCTGGCCTACGTTACCGTGGTGGTGGATTTTCCCGAAGACGAGGTTGAACCGCAGGACCTCGGCCCATCCCTGCGCGCCAGTCTGGCCACCGTGGAGCGTCTGCTGGCCGGAGCCGAGCAGGGCATCATCTACCGCCAGGGGGCGCGGGTGGCCATCGTAGGCCGGCCCAATGTCGGCAAGTCCAGCCTGCTCAACGCCCTGCTGCGCGCCGACCGGGCCATCGTCACGCCCGTTCCCGGCACCACCCGCGACACGCTGGAAGAGACGGCCAACCTGGAAGGCATTCCGGTGACCTTGGTGGACACCGCAGGCATCCATGAGAGCGCCGACCCGGTCGAGCGACTGGGCATCGAGCGGGCGCGAGCGGCCCTTGACAGCGCCGACCTGGCGCTGCTGGTGCTCGACGCGGCGCAGCCCCTCACTTCGGGCGACGCCGAGATCGCCGGACTTACCGTGGAGAAACCGACCATCCTGGTGTGGAACAAGATTGACGCTCGCTCCGCGGCGGATGGTTCACCCGAGACGCCATTCGCCCATCCGCGGCTGCTAGGCAGCGTTGCCACCTCGGCGCGCACCGGCGCAGGCATTGCGGACCTGGCCCGGGCCGTGGCCGCCGCGCTCCTGGGCAGCGTGCCGCCCGCCGCCGCCGAGGCCCGCCTGGTCAGCAACCCGCGTCACCGCGACGCCCTGCGTCGCGCCGAAGAGCACCTCCGCGCCGCCCTGGAGGGGTGGGAAGCCGGGCATCCCACCGATCTCATCGGCGGCGACCTGACCGCGGCCCTCAACGCCCTCGGCGAGATTACCGGCGAGACCGTGGGCGATGACCTGCTCGATGTGATTTTTTCGCGGTTCTGTATTGGGAAGTGA
- a CDS encoding PAS domain-containing protein gives MQAPDLGVTPLLRAILAIDGSFVPSGEGWNHLLGWRPGELANSTFIERVHPDDQEAVIAVIHAVYAAGAAAELSCRYARKDGSYLRISWQAAPRPGGIELELTGSPVT, from the coding sequence GTGCAAGCTCCAGATCTCGGAGTAACACCCCTGCTGCGCGCGATCCTGGCGATTGACGGCAGCTTTGTCCCCTCTGGCGAGGGGTGGAACCATCTCCTCGGCTGGCGACCGGGCGAACTGGCAAACAGCACCTTCATCGAGCGCGTACATCCTGATGACCAGGAGGCGGTGATCGCCGTCATTCACGCCGTCTACGCCGCCGGTGCAGCAGCTGAATTGTCTTGCCGCTATGCCCGCAAAGACGGCAGCTACCTCCGGATCTCCTGGCAGGCGGCGCCGCGTCCGGGCGGCATCGAACTTGAGTTGACCGGAAGTCCCGTTACGTAG